GTGTTTTCTGTTTTTTGCGTACACTCTTCGCCCAAGGGCCCAGTATACGCAAAAGCGGTACTGGGCCTTTGTTGTATCTCAACAACGGGAGCGAGTAGGATGCGCAAGACGGATGCAGCCGATGCAATCAAGACAATTCTAGGCGAAACCTTATCTACCCGACGCTACAAGCGTTCAGCGTTGGTGCCAGATGGTATGGCCCGCAAAAGCGGGGCGGTTTTTGTGTGCTGGAGTAAGGACTTGCTGCGAGCGGCGCAAGGGGTCGTGATGACCTCGCAGGAGGCCGTACTGGATGCCGATGGCGCTTCACACTGGACGCCTAATGTTTTTCGCTATGGTACTTACGAGCGGCGAGGGGCGAAGTTTGGCACCATTCGTGGGCACGTGGAAAAGAATCTCAAGGCAATTACCACATTTGTCGTTGATGTTGATTATCCCGCCGGTGAAAAGCCTGATTACGCTGATTTTGATAGCAGCTGCTTTACCATTCGGCATGGTGCGGTGTTGTTTGAGCCGACCTACATTTTGTCGACCCCACATGGTTATCAGGCGTACTACGTGATGGCGGCGCCGGTTTGGATCCGTCGCAGTGGAGATGGTCGCTACCCGGCACTGGCATCGGCAAAACACGTCTCACAGGCGATTCGCGCAGCAGTGGCGGCCCAGAATCCTTATACTGATACCGGAGCCAATGATTTTGGCTTCTTTCGGCTACCATTGAGTGACAACCTGGTCGAAGTCGATGAGGATGCCCGGCCAGCGTTTGCTGTGCTGCAGGCCTGGTCGATGTCCGTTGAGGGGCAACAGCAGACTAAGCCAACGAAGCTAGTGAGTGATCAGGTACATACACAATGGTTTGAGGCACTGACTCAGGCCCAGGTGCCATGCGCGCAGGGGAGCGGTTACGGGCGCAACAATACGCTTTTGACGCTATGCCTGGCCCAGTACGCTTCTGGCGTATCTGAAGCGGAAGCATTCGACTATGCTGATCAGTGGTCAAGTTTTCAGCGGCAGCCGCTGCGCGACAGTGAAGTGCGAGCCATCGTGCGGTCAGCCTATTCTGGACGGTATCAAGGTGCGAACATGAGCTATGTGCGGGAATTGTGCGAGCGCTATGTGCCTGGCACCGTGATTAAGAGCGGGGCACAGGCGTGGTCGCATTTTCGTAAGCCACGTGCCCAGCGGCAGTATTCCCATCAACAGGAGTGGGCCCAGGATCTGCTGCGGCTTGCTGAACGGTCGACTGACCGCGTGCTTGGGCATGCGCGGTTTACTTATTTGCAGCTGCAGCAAGCGCTCGGCATCAGCCGGCAGTCCTTAGTGCGGCTCTTGAACGCGTTGGCTAAGCGAGCGCAGATGAGCATTCGCCGGGTGCGGGGGCGCAATGGCGGCGTTTATTTGGCAACGGCGCGGATGATTGCAAAGTACGTACAGAGCGAGAAGGGGACTGTGCAGCGTGAGCCAGAGCAACCTTCGCCGCAAGCTGAGTCGGTTCAGATGACCTTACAGATTATTGGGATTTTTGATGGAGCTATGCGCCATATTAAATGGTCTCATTCGCCAATACATATATCTAGTTAAGCAGTGTTCTCCTTCTCTCGTTGCAGGCTGATTGCGTCTCTTTTGAGCATTGTCTTTGTGTGGTTGGTTTTCATGTTGTTCGTTGTTATTATTAGATTTGTATAGATTGGAAAAAGTGACCATTTTCAGCTTGAGTGTGCGTTCTGTGATGGCTTTTTAGGAGATGCTTAACATGGCAAATGCGAATGGTGGTATTCCTTCAGTAAAGGCTTCTATTCAGTCTTTGATGAAGATTTGGAGCGCGTGGGTACCGACAAGGTCATCAATGATTTTGAATCTGTAAGAGAACGGTATCTTAGAACCTGTCTAGTATCTGCTGAATCTGGTAGAATTGTGGAAAACCGACTGAGGAGTTTGTCATGCCAGATTATTTAAGCAATATTTCTCGAGCGCAATTTGCGTTAATACAACCTGATTTAGAAAAATTCCGTAAGCATACAAGACCGCGTCGTTATGATCTTTATGACGTATTCAATGCCATCCTTTACTCGCTTACTACAGGGTGTCAATGGCGTGAATTACCGCACGATTTCCCGGAATGGCATACCGTCTACCGCTATTACGATATGTGGCGAGATAAACCAGACCCGACAGCTGATTCGCTATTAGAAAGGCTTTTAAAAAAACTGTCGTTTCCTATCGTTTTGCACAGGGCCGATCGGCCCGAACGTCGTTTGTGATTGTTGATGCTCAAAGTGTTAAAACCACTGATTTAACGAAAAATAGTGGCTACGATGGCGGCAAAAAGATTTCAGGGATTAAGCGTCACATGGCGGTTGATATTAACGGTTTACCACAAGCCATTCTCGTGACACGAGCTAATGTATCAGATCGTTCAGGTGCATTGGCTATGCTTAGTTTGGCTAGCCAAAATTTAGAGCTGGTTCAGCATGTCATGGTTGATGGTGGCTACACTGGCAATGACTTTGCGGATCAGGTGAAGCTCATTTTGAATGCTAAGACGATGGTAGCTAAACGCAACGAGTTGCATACGTTCACGGTGTTACCGCAACGATGGATCATTGAACGTTCATGGAGTTGGCTAGACAAATGTCGGCGACTTTGGAAAAACTGTGAACGCGCCCTTAACAGCAGTCTTCAAATGGTTGTATTGGCCTTCCTGAAGATAGTTCTTAAAAGATACTAGACGGGTTCTTAGCGATAGACACCCCGCTAGTTTATGGTGGTGCCGAAGCCGCGCCGCCACCTGTTCCCCAATTTCTTTAATGACCGTTTCGATTTCGGCTTGGTTAAAATAGTCCCGTGGTAGCACTTGTGAATTACCCAAGCTAGCTGCTTTAACCTTAATTGGTTCCGTGACTTTTGCGCGATCAATTCCCCAGGCCGTAGCAAATAATTGGCTACCAATGATGCCAAGTTGTTGTTTGAGTAAATAAGGGTTGGTATGGGCTAGCTCATACATATTGTGAATTTGAAGCCGGTTCAAACGTTTAGCCATATGGGGGCCAATCCCCCAAACATCCGTTAATTCGTTGATTGACCAAATCTTATCTGGCACAGTTTCGTAATGGATTTCACCGATCAATTCATGATTATGTTTAGCGTAAAGGTCTAAGGCTAATTTAGCTTGCACCGGATTGTCACCAATTCCCACGGTGGTATACAAGCCTAGCTTTTGCCGAACTGTCTTTTGAATCAAGCGTGCCACTTCGCGAACGGAATTGCCAAACAGCCGCCAAGTATGGGTCATATCAAGAATGCTTTCATCAATTGAATACGGCCAAACCTCTTTTTCAGTAGTAAATTGATGAAAGATCTGATTGAGGGAAGTCAACACTTTTTCGGATAGTTTGCTAAGCGACTTTTTGTGAAGCTTGGTCATACAAGGAAAGCCATGCTACTGGTGCAAGATAGTCTAAGCGTGCTTGTACCCTTACGCGGTTGTAAAAGGTCTCGATGTAAGCGAAGACTTGCGCTCTCAGATCATTGATATCTTTAAATTGTATCTGATAAATGAGCTCTTTCTTCATGATGGCAAAGAAGCTTTCGCTCCAAGCGTTATCACCCGGTTTTCCCAATGCTGAGAAGCTACGTTGCCAATGATATTGGTTGACCAACTTTGTCACTGCTTTGGCCGTGTATTGGCTACCACGGTCACTATGAAAAATACACGTTTCTGGCAAAGCCCACCTTTGGTGGGCTTGTTTAAGTGTCGCTAAGACTAAATCCGTGTCCATATGATTGGATATTTGATGAGCTAACACTAAGTTGCTGGTCAAATCCCTTATTTGGCAAATGTAAGAACCCGTCTAGTATCTTTTAAGAACTATCTTCAGGAAGGCCAATACAACCATTTGAAGACTGCTGTTAAGGGCGCGTTCACAGTTTTTCCAAAGTCGCCGACATTTGTCTAGCCAACTCCATGAACGTTCAATGATCCATCGTTGCGGTAACACCGTGAACGTATGCAACTCGTTGCGTTTAGCTACCATCGTCTTAGCATTCAAAATGAGCTTCACCTGATCCGCAAAGTCATTGCCAGTGTAGCCACCATCAACCATGACATGCTGAACCAGCTCTAAATTTTGGCTAGCCAAACTAAGCATAGCCAATGCACCTGAACGATCTGATACATTAGCTCGTGTCACGAGAATGGCTTGTGGTAAACCGTTAATATCAACCGCCATGTGACGCTTAATCCCTGAAATCTTTTTGCCGCCATCGTAGCCACTATTTTTCGTTAAATCAGTGGTTTTAACACTTTGAGCATCAACAATCACAAACGACGTTCGGGCCGATCGGCCCTGTGCAAAACGATAGGAAACGACAGTTTTTTTAAAAGCCTTTCTAATAGCGAATC
The nucleotide sequence above comes from Lacticaseibacillus casei DSM 20011 = JCM 1134 = ATCC 393. Encoded proteins:
- a CDS encoding primase C-terminal domain-containing protein, producing the protein MRKTDAADAIKTILGETLSTRRYKRSALVPDGMARKSGAVFVCWSKDLLRAAQGVVMTSQEAVLDADGASHWTPNVFRYGTYERRGAKFGTIRGHVEKNLKAITTFVVDVDYPAGEKPDYADFDSSCFTIRHGAVLFEPTYILSTPHGYQAYYVMAAPVWIRRSGDGRYPALASAKHVSQAIRAAVAAQNPYTDTGANDFGFFRLPLSDNLVEVDEDARPAFAVLQAWSMSVEGQQQTKPTKLVSDQVHTQWFEALTQAQVPCAQGSGYGRNNTLLTLCLAQYASGVSEAEAFDYADQWSSFQRQPLRDSEVRAIVRSAYSGRYQGANMSYVRELCERYVPGTVIKSGAQAWSHFRKPRAQRQYSHQQEWAQDLLRLAERSTDRVLGHARFTYLQLQQALGISRQSLVRLLNALAKRAQMSIRRVRGRNGGVYLATARMIAKYVQSEKGTVQREPEQPSPQAESVQMTLQIIGIFDGAMRHIKWSHSPIHISS
- a CDS encoding IS5 family transposase (programmed frameshift), which codes for MPDYLSNISRAQFALIQPDLEKFRKHTRPRRYDLYDVFNAILYSLTTGCQWRELPHDFPEWHTVYRYYDMWRDKPDPTADSLLERLLKKPVVSYRFAQGRSARTSFVIVDAQSVKTTDLTKNSGYDGGKKISGIKRHMAVDINGLPQAILVTRANVSDRSGALAMLSLASQNLELVQHVMVDGGYTGNDFADQVKLILNAKTMVAKRNELHTFTVLPQRWIIERSWSWLDKCRRLWKNCERALNSSLQMVVLAFLKIVLKRY
- a CDS encoding nucleotidyltransferase, whose product is MTKLHKKSLSKLSEKVLTSLNQIFHQFTTEKEVWPYSIDESILDMTHTWRLFGNSVREVARLIQKTVRQKLGLYTTVGIGDNPVQAKLALDLYAKHNHELIGEIHYETVPDKIWSINELTDVWGIGPHMAKRLNRLQIHNMYELAHTNPYLLKQQLGIIGSQLFATAWGIDRAKVTEPIKVKAASLGNSQVLPRDYFNQAEIETVIKEIGEQVAARLRHHHKLAGCLSLRTRLVSFKNYLQEGQYNHLKTAVKGAFTVFPKSPTFV
- a CDS encoding IS5 family transposase (programmed frameshift), which codes for MPDYLSNISRAQFALIQPDLEKFRKHTRPRRYDLYDVFNAILYSLTTGCQWRELPHDFPEWHTVYRYYDMWRDKPDPTADSLLERLLKKPVVSYRFAQGRSARTSFVIVDAQSVKTTDLTKNSGYDGGKKISGIKRHMAVDINGLPQAILVTRANVSDRSGALAMLSLASQNLELVQHVMVDGGYTGNDFADQVKLILNAKTMVAKRNELHTFTVLPQRWIIERSWSWLDKCRRLWKNCERALNSSLQMVVLAFLKIVLKRY